In Perca fluviatilis chromosome 14, GENO_Pfluv_1.0, whole genome shotgun sequence, a genomic segment contains:
- the LOC120572190 gene encoding G-protein coupled receptor 26-like has product MDFAEIIFALFIIVVAVVSLLSNLLVLLCFVHSTEIRRQVPGVFTMNLSFCNILITVLNMPATLVGIIRDQQPFGDCICHTVSFLETFLTANTMLSMAALSIDRWIAVVFPLSYSTKMRYKDALIMVCYSWLHSFTFSLTALLFSWVDYNDVYASCTLQPSAEGSDRIKFTIFTVVFHATSFMLSLLILCFTYLKVLKVARFHCKRIDIITMQTLFLLVDIHPSVKQRCLAEQKRRKQRATKKISIFIGSFIICFAPYVITRLAELLPFVDINRRWGIISKCLTYSKAASDPFAYSLLRQQYKKVLVTVVNRLLRRDLYPSSGHNSSLDTENDYCLQRIS; this is encoded by the exons ATGGACTTTGCTGAAATTATTTTCGCTTTGTTCATCATCGTGGTCGCGGTCGTCTCGCTGTTGTCAAACTTGTTGGTGCTGCTATGTTTCGTCCACAGCACCGAGATACGCCGCCAGGTGCCCGGTGTTTTCACCATGAACTTGTCCTTCTGCAACATACTCATCACCGTTTTGAACATGCCGGCCACTTTGGTGGGAATTATCAGGGACCAGCAGCCTTTCGGGGATTGCATTTGCCACACGGTGAGCTTTCTGGAGACTTTTCTGACCGCGAACACCATGTTGAGCATGGCAGCTCTCAGCATAGACCGCTGGATTGCGGTGGTCTTCCCGCTCAGTTACTCCACTAAAATGCGCTACAAGGACGCGCTGATCATGGTGTGCTACTCCTGGCTGCACTCCTTCACCTTCTCCCTGACGGCGCTGCTCTTCTCCTGGGTCGACTACAACGACGTTTACGCGTCCTGCACCTTGCAGCCGAGCGCGGAAGGCAGCGACAGGATTAAGTTTACAATCTTCACTGTTGTTTTCCACGCCACCAGTTTCATGCTCTCCCTGCTCATATTGTGTTTCACCTACTTGAAGGTGTTGAAAGTCGCCAGGTTTCATTGCAAGCGGATCGACATTATCACCATGCAGACTCTTTTCCTTCTGGTCGACATTCACCCCAG CGTGAAACAGAGATGTTTAGCAGAGCAAAAGAGGAGAAAGCAGAGAGCCACAAAGAAGATCAGCATCTTCATCGGCTCATTCATCATCTGCTTTGCTCCTTATGTAATTACAAG GTTGGCCGAGCTTCTACCCTTCGTGGACATCAACCGCCGCTGGGGGATCATCAGTAAGTGCCTGACATACAGCAAGGCTGCATCTGACCCCTTTGCCTATTCCCTCCTACGTCAGCAGTACAAGAAAGTGCTGGTTACTGTCGTCAACAGGCTGCTCCGCCGTGACCTATACCCATCATCTGGCCACAACAGCTCTTTAGACACAGAGAACGACTACTGTCTCCAGAGGATCAGCTAA